In a single window of the Prosthecobacter sp. SYSU 5D2 genome:
- a CDS encoding addiction module protein, with protein sequence MPSALTMDSLLTEAMTWPLEDRLEAAERLVASVPGDAAIEEAQLVEVHRRIARDRSGETVRVSGPEALKQVRRAVLGGS encoded by the coding sequence ATGCCCTCCGCACTCACCATGGATTCCCTGCTGACCGAAGCCATGACCTGGCCTCTGGAAGACCGCCTGGAAGCGGCGGAGCGTCTAGTGGCCAGTGTGCCTGGTGACGCCGCGATTGAAGAGGCGCAGCTTGTGGAGGTTCACCGGCGCATCGCCAGGGATCGCTCCGGCGAAACGGTCCGCGTGTCCGGTCCAGAAGCTCTGAAGCAAGTGCGCAGGGCCGTCCTCGGCGGCTCATGA
- the ligD gene encoding non-homologous end-joining DNA ligase, whose translation MSLKDYHKKRNLKVTAEPDGRKKTVRSPGTRRFVIQKHAASRLHYDFRLELGGTLKSWAVPKGIPFAKGEKRLAVEVEDHPVSYIDFEGPIPKGQYGGGTVMVWDAGTYETPSKAPLKELAGGKIHVHLSGSKLQGEWYLVRLRDEKQWLLIRGGDDMKPVTKKLDDTSALSGRNMKQLATAPPWNSNRPASATLPAAKKTAKTAKTPRAKKAKKTAGKTPVFVEPMKAKLVSSPPTDDGWIYEIKFDGFRSLAIIHGSGVRLISRTEKDMTAKFPEVTEALQKLDLPSCILDGEIVALDDKGRSSFQMLQAYELGQEQPPLCFYAFDLLTLKGRDQMKLPLLERKERLQELLPPSDVIRYSASLEGDGETLLKQVAKLRLEGLIGKRADSAYESGRRSGHWIKLKLVAEQEVVIGGYTAPGGSRKHFGALIVGVYADGKLQSVGKVGTGFNAKLLRELHDRFQPLVQTQCPFANLPADSSGRWGQGITRAEMKNCTWLKPTLVCQVKFAEWTRDLRLRQPVFLGLREDKKARHVVRETPADP comes from the coding sequence ATGTCGCTGAAGGACTACCACAAGAAGCGCAACTTAAAGGTCACCGCTGAACCCGATGGCCGCAAGAAGACCGTACGCAGTCCCGGCACCCGCCGCTTTGTCATCCAGAAGCACGCTGCCTCCCGCCTGCACTATGACTTCCGCCTGGAGCTGGGCGGCACGCTAAAATCCTGGGCCGTGCCCAAAGGCATCCCCTTTGCCAAAGGCGAAAAACGTCTCGCCGTGGAGGTGGAAGACCACCCCGTTTCATACATTGATTTTGAAGGCCCCATTCCCAAAGGCCAGTATGGCGGCGGCACCGTCATGGTCTGGGATGCAGGCACCTATGAAACCCCGTCCAAAGCCCCACTGAAGGAGCTGGCCGGCGGAAAAATCCATGTCCATCTCAGCGGCAGCAAGCTGCAAGGGGAATGGTACCTCGTCCGCCTGCGCGATGAAAAACAGTGGCTCCTGATACGCGGTGGCGATGACATGAAACCCGTCACCAAAAAGCTGGACGATACCTCCGCCCTTTCCGGCCGGAACATGAAGCAGCTCGCCACGGCACCGCCTTGGAACAGCAACCGCCCCGCCTCCGCCACCCTGCCTGCTGCCAAAAAAACGGCGAAGACTGCGAAAACACCCAGAGCCAAAAAGGCCAAAAAAACCGCCGGCAAAACCCCCGTCTTCGTCGAACCCATGAAGGCCAAACTCGTTTCCTCTCCGCCCACGGATGACGGCTGGATCTATGAGATCAAGTTCGACGGCTTCCGATCCCTGGCCATCATCCATGGCAGCGGCGTACGCCTCATCTCCCGCACGGAAAAGGACATGACCGCCAAGTTCCCGGAGGTCACCGAAGCTCTGCAAAAACTCGATCTCCCTTCCTGCATCCTCGATGGCGAAATCGTCGCCCTGGATGACAAAGGCCGCTCCTCCTTTCAGATGCTTCAGGCCTATGAGCTCGGCCAGGAGCAGCCCCCTCTGTGCTTCTACGCCTTTGATCTGCTCACGCTGAAGGGCCGTGACCAAATGAAACTCCCCCTTTTGGAAAGGAAGGAGCGTCTGCAAGAGCTGCTGCCACCTTCCGATGTCATCCGTTATTCCGCCTCCCTGGAAGGCGATGGCGAAACCCTGCTCAAACAGGTGGCCAAACTCCGCCTCGAAGGCCTCATCGGCAAGCGAGCGGACTCCGCCTATGAATCCGGCCGCCGCAGCGGCCACTGGATCAAGCTCAAGCTCGTCGCCGAACAAGAAGTGGTGATCGGCGGTTATACCGCCCCAGGCGGCAGCCGCAAGCACTTCGGCGCCCTCATCGTCGGCGTCTATGCGGATGGCAAACTCCAGTCCGTGGGCAAGGTGGGCACCGGTTTTAATGCCAAGCTTTTGCGCGAACTCCACGACCGCTTTCAGCCCCTGGTGCAGACCCAGTGCCCCTTTGCCAACTTGCCTGCGGACAGCAGCGGCCGCTGGGGCCAGGGCATCACCCGTGCCGAAATGAAAAACTGCACCTGGCTCAAGCCCACGCTCGTCTGCCAGGTCAAGTTCGCCGAATGGACCCGCGACCTCCGCCTGCGCCAGCCGGTCTTCCTGGGCCTCCGCGAAGACAAAAAAGCCCGCCACGTCGTGCGCGAAACACCTGCTGACCCATGA
- the ligD gene encoding non-homologous end-joining DNA ligase, translating to MKKKTLLEVDGVEVPVSSLDKVMYPKTGFTKGDVIHYYIQIAGHMLPHLKDRALSLKRYPDGVDGFFFYEKQCPDHAPDWVKTTRVPKTDGSIDYCVADALPTLVWLAQLANLEFHSFLHRAKAPKRPTVLAFDLDPGPPADILTCCKVGLMLKDLFDALGLQSFPKTSGSKGMQVYVPLNTPVTYDRTKAFAQAVAQALEAQCPDLVVSKMLKKLRDGKVFVDWSQNDDHKTTVNVYSLRAKETPTVSTPVTWEEVASALKRKKPLSFEPKEVFKRLKKHGDLFAPVLTLKQKLPPIRSLA from the coding sequence ATGAAGAAAAAAACCCTGCTCGAAGTGGATGGCGTTGAGGTTCCGGTCAGCAGCCTGGACAAGGTCATGTATCCTAAAACCGGCTTCACCAAAGGCGATGTCATTCATTATTATATCCAGATCGCCGGGCACATGCTGCCCCATTTAAAGGACCGGGCCCTCAGCCTGAAACGGTATCCTGACGGCGTGGACGGTTTCTTCTTTTATGAAAAGCAATGCCCCGACCACGCCCCGGACTGGGTCAAGACCACCCGCGTGCCCAAGACCGATGGCAGCATCGATTACTGCGTCGCAGATGCCCTCCCCACCCTCGTCTGGCTGGCCCAGCTCGCCAACCTGGAGTTCCATAGTTTCCTGCATCGCGCCAAAGCTCCCAAGCGCCCCACCGTCCTCGCCTTCGACCTCGATCCCGGCCCGCCCGCCGATATCCTCACCTGCTGCAAAGTCGGCCTGATGCTCAAAGACCTCTTCGATGCCCTCGGCCTGCAGAGCTTCCCCAAAACCTCCGGCTCCAAGGGCATGCAGGTTTATGTGCCGCTGAACACGCCGGTCACCTATGACCGCACCAAGGCCTTTGCCCAGGCCGTCGCCCAGGCTCTTGAAGCCCAATGCCCCGATCTGGTGGTTTCCAAAATGCTGAAGAAACTCCGCGATGGCAAAGTGTTTGTGGACTGGAGCCAGAACGACGACCACAAAACCACCGTCAATGTCTATTCCCTCCGCGCCAAGGAAACGCCCACCGTCTCCACACCGGTGACGTGGGAGGAGGTCGCTTCGGCACTCAAAAGAAAGAAGCCTCTCTCGTTTGAGCCCAAGGAGGTCTTCAAGCGCCTGAAAAAGCATGGGGACCTTTTCGCCCCCGTGCTGACGCTTAAACAGAAGCTGCCTCCCATCCGCTCACTGGCCTGA
- a CDS encoding addiction module protein codes for MSTMAFPETLFSLPVAERIALADRLYASVPEDWQRSTDEAWLAEAERRSAEMEADPSLELSYEEFMAGIQRPKRLL; via the coding sequence ATGAGCACGATGGCCTTCCCTGAGACGCTATTCTCGCTGCCTGTGGCTGAGCGGATTGCCCTGGCTGACCGGCTGTATGCCAGTGTGCCTGAAGACTGGCAGCGCTCAACCGATGAGGCGTGGCTGGCCGAGGCTGAACGCCGTTCTGCTGAGATGGAGGCGGATCCCAGTCTGGAGTTGTCCTATGAGGAGTTTATGGCCGGCATTCAACGTCCCAAGCGACTCCTATGA
- a CDS encoding DUF3592 domain-containing protein — translation MNTPLPPWRIKLIRTVLGLPALAVGILLAWAGYFHQMEDHEKVASWVKTPCRILSWGVNVSQSSFGLKVQPVMSFEYAYGGKTYRSSNYDEATDWLVDLRDFEAEGHAARRGPAYCYVNPDKPAEASFRAARLWFPFSLIGGGAALALAAMVFLILTYIPRRIRPYDRDGMQGRVGRRVLGGMALFLIGLGVYQLWQFNLVDKVYAQVVRSQLIRVPARVEGTGIVEERGSGRHYNRRYQKAHLVYSYEHGGRRWHSDRWYFDARRLDVGSKETTRAMLARYPAGLEMGIWILPDKPWYSTLDPGLRWDFLWLILPVGFISGGLWLLGDIRRRR, via the coding sequence ATGAACACGCCGCTTCCCCCTTGGAGAATCAAACTGATACGAACGGTTCTTGGCCTGCCAGCCCTGGCGGTGGGCATCCTTCTGGCCTGGGCGGGTTATTTTCATCAGATGGAGGATCATGAAAAAGTGGCCTCCTGGGTGAAGACACCCTGCCGGATCCTGTCCTGGGGCGTGAATGTCAGCCAGAGCTCTTTTGGGCTCAAGGTGCAGCCGGTCATGAGTTTTGAATATGCCTATGGAGGCAAGACATATCGCTCATCCAACTATGATGAGGCCACGGACTGGCTGGTGGATCTCCGGGACTTCGAGGCGGAGGGGCATGCGGCACGACGTGGCCCTGCTTATTGTTATGTCAACCCTGACAAGCCTGCGGAGGCATCGTTTCGTGCGGCGCGTCTGTGGTTTCCGTTTTCATTGATCGGTGGCGGGGCCGCCCTGGCGCTGGCAGCCATGGTCTTCCTCATTCTCACTTATATTCCCCGTCGTATCCGCCCGTATGACAGGGACGGCATGCAAGGCCGTGTGGGCAGGCGTGTGCTGGGGGGCATGGCCCTGTTCCTGATTGGCCTGGGGGTCTATCAATTGTGGCAGTTCAACCTGGTGGACAAGGTGTATGCGCAGGTGGTGCGGTCACAGCTCATCCGGGTGCCTGCGCGGGTGGAGGGCACGGGCATCGTGGAGGAGCGCGGCAGCGGGCGGCACTACAACCGCAGGTATCAGAAGGCGCATCTGGTGTATTCCTATGAGCACGGCGGCCGCCGCTGGCACTCGGACCGCTGGTACTTCGATGCCCGCCGGCTGGATGTGGGCTCCAAAGAAACCACCCGCGCCATGCTGGCCAGGTATCCTGCCGGGTTGGAGATGGGCATCTGGATCCTGCCAGACAAGCCCTGGTATTCCACCCTGGATCCCGGTCTCCGATGGGACTTTTTGTGGCTGATTTTGCCCGTGGGTTTCATCAGCGGCGGCCTCTGGCTGCTGGGTGACATCCGGCGGAGACGGTGA
- a CDS encoding ribonucleoside-diphosphate reductase subunit alpha, with product MIKNLLHEDKELKRVAHTPKDQKPRFEWSAWTAGIADSTAASAIKVHVGGDERDFDMGEIADTVGSALADLFMARQKESDIYNEKNQQLVQTISRAVADELQQRTSQISGSGDATGILSGKDIYHCIERALVRHNAHDVARSLAERRKRTEYDSLADNNLPQPLIVSTKVIRRSGQLVPWNHNKIEIAVRKAFLSMEMDSSPAVQVAESVSRFVAEENKQFMHIEDVQNIVEEELMKQGFFKVARAYIQYRALRSKMRELDDEVAETLSQADHDQQALIVVRSSPTETFFWDGQDLKKRIDFAMLGLDLCLTRNEIEMELRRSLNSDITLEHLKQTVILNAKTLMQKDADFAKFAARIRLSYIYEEVLGWDIVKDGIEALRDFHRRAFRRNLARGVEIDRISPRLLEYDLDKLAEALEPTADLDFDFLGIQTLYDRYLIVDKKIKPSKRLEAPQLFWMRVAMGLCIQEKENPEDKIIALYKLYKGRRFCSSTPTLFNSGTLHSQLSSCYLYKVDDSIESIMIRGIAENAFLSKWAGGLGGSWTSVRGTGGYIKGTNGESQGVIPFLKLHNDQLIAVNQGGKRRGSGCAYLEVWHNDIEDFLQLRVNTGDERRRTHDLNTANWIPDLFMKRMESRGTWTLFRANEVSDLHELYGSAFEKRYTEYEALAKAGKIFGREVEALDLWKKMLKSIFETGHPWITFKDPCNVRSPQDHVGVIHSSNLCTEITLNTSADETAVCNLGSVLIDNHLDDAGNIDHTKLRETIRTAVRMLDNVIDINFYPTEAARLSNTRHRPIGLGVMGLQYALYRKGIAFASKEAVEFNDEFMEAVAYYAYEASSDVAAEKGTYSTYKGSKWDRGLLPQDTVDLLAQERGLEIDVPRGGKMDWSALRAKIAKHGMRNSNVLAIAPTATISNIMGSSPCIEPLMSNMLVKSNLSGDFMLLNPYLIRDLKKRGLWTPDIQNKLKYMDGEIEGIEEIPVDLKRRYATAFSIDWSWLIDSAARRQKWIDQSQSVNLFCGESDMRTLSHMYRGAWRKGLKTTYYLRTRSASNIEKADVEVKKEMRGIVGQDSTAKAASYTEEQIQACSLEAMRNGGTCEACQ from the coding sequence TCCACCGCCGCCTCCGCCATCAAGGTCCACGTCGGCGGCGACGAGCGCGATTTCGACATGGGTGAGATCGCCGATACCGTTGGCTCCGCCTTGGCGGATCTCTTCATGGCCCGCCAAAAGGAGAGCGACATCTACAACGAGAAGAACCAGCAGCTCGTCCAGACCATCTCCCGCGCCGTGGCCGATGAGCTTCAGCAGCGCACCTCCCAGATCTCCGGCAGCGGCGATGCCACCGGCATCCTCAGCGGCAAGGACATCTACCATTGCATCGAGCGCGCCCTCGTCCGCCACAATGCCCACGACGTCGCCCGCAGTCTTGCCGAGCGCCGCAAACGTACGGAATACGATAGCCTTGCCGATAACAACCTGCCGCAGCCCCTCATCGTGAGCACCAAAGTCATCCGCCGCAGCGGCCAGCTCGTCCCTTGGAACCATAACAAGATCGAGATCGCCGTGCGCAAAGCCTTCCTCTCCATGGAGATGGATTCATCCCCTGCCGTCCAGGTGGCCGAATCCGTCAGCCGCTTTGTGGCCGAGGAAAACAAGCAGTTCATGCACATCGAGGACGTGCAGAACATCGTCGAGGAAGAGCTCATGAAACAGGGCTTCTTCAAAGTCGCCCGCGCCTACATCCAGTACCGTGCCCTCCGCTCCAAAATGCGCGAGCTGGATGATGAAGTCGCCGAGACCCTCAGCCAGGCCGACCACGACCAGCAGGCCCTCATCGTCGTCCGCTCCAGCCCTACCGAGACCTTCTTCTGGGACGGTCAGGACCTCAAAAAGCGCATCGATTTCGCCATGCTCGGTCTGGACCTCTGCCTCACCCGCAACGAGATCGAGATGGAGCTCCGCCGCTCGCTGAATTCCGACATCACGCTGGAGCACCTGAAGCAGACCGTCATCCTCAATGCCAAGACCCTGATGCAAAAGGACGCGGACTTTGCCAAGTTCGCCGCCCGCATCCGCCTCAGCTACATTTATGAGGAAGTCCTCGGCTGGGACATCGTCAAAGACGGCATTGAGGCCCTTCGCGACTTCCATCGCCGCGCCTTCCGCCGCAACCTCGCCCGTGGCGTGGAGATTGATCGCATCAGCCCCCGCCTGCTTGAGTACGACCTCGACAAACTCGCCGAGGCCCTGGAGCCCACCGCCGATCTCGACTTCGACTTCCTCGGCATCCAGACCCTCTACGACCGTTATTTGATCGTGGACAAGAAGATCAAGCCCAGCAAGCGGCTGGAGGCACCTCAGCTCTTCTGGATGCGCGTCGCCATGGGCCTCTGCATTCAGGAAAAGGAAAACCCCGAGGATAAAATCATCGCCCTGTACAAGTTGTACAAAGGCCGCCGTTTCTGCTCCAGCACGCCTACCCTCTTTAATAGCGGCACCCTGCACAGCCAGCTCAGCTCCTGCTACCTCTACAAAGTGGATGACAGCATCGAGTCCATCATGATCCGAGGCATCGCGGAAAACGCCTTCCTGTCCAAATGGGCCGGCGGCCTCGGCGGCTCCTGGACCAGCGTGCGCGGCACCGGCGGTTACATCAAAGGCACCAATGGTGAAAGCCAGGGCGTCATTCCCTTCCTCAAGCTCCACAATGACCAGCTCATCGCCGTCAACCAGGGCGGCAAACGTCGCGGCTCCGGCTGCGCCTACCTGGAAGTGTGGCATAACGACATTGAGGACTTCCTCCAGCTCCGCGTGAACACCGGCGACGAACGCCGCCGCACCCACGACCTCAACACCGCCAACTGGATTCCCGATCTCTTCATGAAGCGCATGGAGTCCCGCGGCACCTGGACCCTCTTCCGCGCCAACGAAGTCTCAGACCTCCACGAGCTCTACGGCTCCGCCTTCGAAAAACGCTACACCGAATACGAAGCCCTCGCCAAGGCCGGCAAAATCTTCGGCCGCGAGGTCGAGGCGCTGGACCTCTGGAAAAAGATGCTCAAGTCCATCTTCGAGACCGGCCACCCCTGGATCACCTTCAAGGATCCTTGCAACGTCCGCAGCCCGCAGGACCACGTCGGCGTCATCCACAGCAGCAACCTCTGCACCGAGATCACGCTGAACACCAGCGCCGATGAAACCGCCGTCTGCAACCTCGGCTCCGTCCTCATTGACAACCACCTGGACGATGCCGGCAACATTGACCACACCAAGCTGCGCGAGACCATCCGCACCGCCGTGCGCATGCTGGATAACGTCATTGACATCAACTTCTACCCCACCGAGGCCGCCCGCCTGTCCAACACCCGCCACCGCCCCATCGGCCTCGGCGTCATGGGCCTGCAGTACGCCCTCTACCGGAAAGGCATCGCCTTCGCCTCCAAAGAAGCCGTCGAGTTCAATGACGAATTCATGGAAGCCGTCGCCTATTACGCCTATGAGGCCAGCAGTGATGTCGCCGCCGAAAAAGGCACCTACTCCACCTACAAAGGCAGCAAGTGGGACCGCGGCCTCCTCCCCCAGGACACCGTGGACCTCCTCGCCCAGGAGCGCGGTTTGGAAATTGATGTGCCCCGTGGCGGCAAGATGGACTGGAGCGCCCTGCGCGCCAAGATCGCCAAGCACGGCATGCGTAACAGCAACGTCCTCGCCATCGCCCCCACGGCCACGATTTCCAACATCATGGGCTCCAGCCCCTGCATCGAGCCCCTCATGAGCAACATGCTCGTGAAGTCCAACCTCTCCGGCGACTTCATGCTCCTGAACCCCTACCTCATCCGCGACCTCAAAAAACGCGGCCTCTGGACCCCCGACATCCAGAACAAGCTGAAGTACATGGACGGCGAGATCGAAGGCATTGAAGAGATCCCCGTGGACCTCAAGCGCCGCTACGCCACCGCCTTCAGCATTGACTGGAGCTGGCTCATTGATTCCGCTGCCCGCCGCCAGAAGTGGATCGACCAGTCCCAATCTGTGAACCTCTTCTGTGGCGAAAGCGACATGCGCACCCTCTCCCACATGTATCGCGGTGCCTGGCGCAAAGGCCTCAAAACCACCTACTACCTCCGCACCCGCTCCGCCTCCAACATCGAAAAAGCCGATGTCGAAGTGAAAAAGGAAATGCGCGGCATCGTCGGCCAGGATTCAACGGCTAAAGCCGCCTCCTACACCGAAGAGCAGATCCAGGCTTGTTCCCTCGAAGCCATGCGCAACGGCGGGACTTGTGAGGCTTGTCAGTAA
- the rpsU gene encoding 30S ribosomal protein S21, which translates to MPEVQIRKGEPVDRALKRLKTKLEMEGILEEMRRLRAHENPKERTKRKARAAAKRGKIRFRFTLPKAAEGAPPPTI; encoded by the coding sequence ATGCCCGAAGTCCAAATCCGCAAAGGTGAGCCTGTTGACCGCGCTCTCAAGCGTCTTAAAACCAAGCTCGAGATGGAAGGCATCCTCGAAGAAATGCGCCGCCTGCGCGCTCATGAGAATCCCAAAGAGCGCACCAAGCGCAAGGCCCGTGCAGCCGCCAAACGTGGCAAAATCCGCTTCCGCTTCACGCTGCCTAAGGCCGCCGAAGGCGCGCCCCCCCCGACGATCTAA
- a CDS encoding type II toxin-antitoxin system RelE/ParE family toxin: MNWDFNEAALLEYQEAAEWYRDRSLQAAERFITEVESAIQAICNDPKRYQPVGDGVRVFRLKRFPFRIYYLPGQDILTIYAVMHERRRPDYWLGRLK; this comes from the coding sequence ATGAATTGGGACTTCAATGAGGCCGCCCTGCTGGAGTACCAGGAAGCGGCAGAATGGTATCGAGACCGCAGCCTTCAGGCCGCTGAGCGCTTCATCACCGAAGTGGAGTCAGCCATCCAGGCCATTTGCAACGACCCCAAACGCTATCAGCCTGTGGGAGACGGAGTCCGGGTATTCCGGCTGAAACGTTTCCCCTTCCGCATCTACTACCTGCCGGGACAGGATATCCTCACCATCTATGCGGTCATGCACGAGCGCCGCAGGCCGGACTACTGGCTCGGCAGGCTGAAATGA